GGGATGAGAACCCGGGGAGGGAATATGCAAGCCTTGCATCGGCCTTCGCCATCGCGGGAAGCCCCTCGGTAATCGCTTCTCTCTGGCGGGTAGAGGACAAGGGAACGGCTCTCCTGTTCAGGGAGTTCTATTCGGGCCTCAAGGAAGGCCTTGGCAGGTCAGAGGCCCTCAGGAGGGCGAAGATATCACTGATGGGCAAAAAAGACACGGCCTCCCCCTTTTACTGGGCAGGTTTCATCCTGTTGGGCGACTGGCGCTGAAGAGGAGGGAGGGAGAGGCGGTGAAAGGGAGAATAGGTGAAATGAGGAGGTGATTGTCATGGTGAAATTGTTCCACAGGTATGGCCTGATTCTGATTCTTCTCGCAGTCCTTGCAGGGGCTCTGATCTTCTCTCTCAATGGTGCTGCCGCGAAGGGAAAATCCCCCGCGGTCTTTATCAACAGCGCGGCTTCCGCCATTGTTCCCGTTGAGTCAGGGGGCTCCCTTTTCCTTCCCCTCAACTTTCCCCTCGAGGAGGGGAAGAGCACATGGACTGTCACCCTTGACTATAACAAGGAGAAAGGGACCGTCAATGTGCAGAAATCCCTGGCAAAGGAGAAGCTCCGAGGTGACACGAAATGCTCGCGCTGCGGCGGTTCCGGCAAGTGCCAGTCCTGCTACCCCGCGGGGTCAGGCAAGAGCATCAATGACGGTGTCTGCAACGGTTGCGACGGAAACGGGAAATGCTTTTACTGCAACGGTGCGGGAAGCTATTGACAGGGAGTCCGGGAGCCAGAATTTGTGAGAGGTGTACCGCAATGAAAACACTCCAGTTGAACAGCCATTACTGCCAGACCTACCTTGTCGGTGAAGAGGGCTCAAGGAAGGCTATACTCATCGACCCGGTTCTGGATGGTGTTGACTCATACCTTGCCTTCCTTGAGAAAGAAGGGCTCGCCCTCAGTCATGTTATTGACACCCATACCCATGCCGATCATATCTCCGGCGCCGCAGTCCTTGCCGACAGGACAGGCTGTCTGTACCTCATGCACAGCAGGTCGCCCGCACCCTGTGCAACCATGCGCCTTCATGACGGCTCTGAATTCAAGGTGGGGGCCCTCACCGCCAGGGTGATCCATACACCGGGTCATACCAGGGATTCCATCTGCCTGGTCTTTCCTGACAGGATTTTTACCGGCGACACGCTCTTCCTTGATGACGGCGGCGCAGGAAGGGATGACCTTCCCGGCGGTGACGCCGGGGGGCACTGGGACAGCCTGGAGAAAATCAGGGCTCTCCCGGGCCACCTGGTGGTATATCCTGCCCACGAATACAGGAACAGGAAGCCCTCGACCCTCAACGAGCAGAAGGAGCGCAATCCCCATTTCAAAAGAAGAACAAGGGAGGAGTTTATCAGTTTTGTCGAGGACCTGAAGCTTGGCCCGGCCGACTGGATGAAGGAGGTTCTCGCCGCCAACGCCACATGCGCCCGTGATCCCGGCAAGGTATGGATTCCTGCCGATCTCCCCTCGTGCGAGGTGAAAGGCACGCTGGAGAAAAATGTCAACGAGCAGGAAGTGCTCACCCTGTCTGCCGCTGATCTCAAGGAGAAGCTTGAGAGAGGGGAGACCCCCTTTCTTCTAGATGTCCGTGAAGCCCGGGAGCTTACAGGCGGAACGGGACACCTCACCGGCATAGTGCATATCCCCATAGGATCGCTGGCCAGGCGCCTCGGCGAGCTTGACCATGCGAAAGAGAGGGAGATTCTGACGATATGCCATTCGGGAGGAAGAGCCCACACGGCGGCGCAGATGCTTGCCCTAGCGGGGTTCCACAAGGTGAGGAAGCTGGAAGGCGGCATGATGGCCTGGCACAATGAAGGCTATACAGCGCTCTATACGGCGCCAGACCATGAAAAGTCTGCTGAAAATTAACATTTTTTTAACACAGGGCACATATACTTCCCCGGCGCAATGATATATCATAGAGAGGGAATCTCCAGACCAAGGTGTTCCAGGGAGGATATGCTTATATGGACAGCAAGCCGATAATAAGTGGTTTTACTCCTTTGCAGGGGGCCCCGCCTCTTCAGGGCATCTCACCCCAGAAAACACTGCCTGCAATAGAGCCGCTCCACGAGGAGACTTCGCAGGCGCCCGGCGATTCCGTCGATATCAAGCTTCCGTCGGCAAAGGCGGAAAAGACTGAGAAGCGGGAAAAACCTGCCGCGAAGGAGGTAAAGGCCGAGGCTCCCCGTGCCCCTGTCCCTTCTCCGTACGAAGTCCTTTCATCGCTCTCCCTGCCTGC
This sequence is a window from Candidatus Eremiobacterota bacterium. Protein-coding genes within it:
- a CDS encoding MBL fold metallo-hydrolase, yielding MKTLQLNSHYCQTYLVGEEGSRKAILIDPVLDGVDSYLAFLEKEGLALSHVIDTHTHADHISGAAVLADRTGCLYLMHSRSPAPCATMRLHDGSEFKVGALTARVIHTPGHTRDSICLVFPDRIFTGDTLFLDDGGAGRDDLPGGDAGGHWDSLEKIRALPGHLVVYPAHEYRNRKPSTLNEQKERNPHFKRRTREEFISFVEDLKLGPADWMKEVLAANATCARDPGKVWIPADLPSCEVKGTLEKNVNEQEVLTLSAADLKEKLERGETPFLLDVREARELTGGTGHLTGIVHIPIGSLARRLGELDHAKEREILTICHSGGRAHTAAQMLALAGFHKVRKLEGGMMAWHNEGYTALYTAPDHEKSAEN